One Cuculus canorus isolate bCucCan1 chromosome 2, bCucCan1.pri, whole genome shotgun sequence genomic region harbors:
- the PUF60 gene encoding poly(U)-binding-splicing factor PUF60 isoform X1 produces MAATTTIALGTESIKMENGQSTAAKLGLPPLTPEQQEALQKAKKYAMEQSIKSVLVKQTIAHQQQQLTNLQMAAVTMGFGDPLSPLQSMAAQRQRALAIMCRVYVGSIYYELGEDTIRQAFAPFGPIKSIDMSWDSVTMKHKGFAFVEYEVPEAAQLALEQMNSVMLGGRNIKVGRPSNIGQAQPIIDQLAEEARAFNRIYVASVHQDLSDDDIKSVFEAFGKIKSCTLARDPTTGKHKGYGFIEYEKAQSSQDAVSSMNLFDLGGQYLRVGKAVTPPMPLLTPATPGGLPPAAAVAAAAATAKITAQEAVAGAAVLGTLATPGLVSPALTLAQPLGALPQAVMAAQAPGVITGVTPARPPIPVTIPQVGVVNPILASPPALGLVEVKKEKEEEEVFQESERPEMLSEQEHMSISGSSARHMVMQKLLRKQESTVMVLRNMVDPKDIDDDLEGEVTEECGKFGAVNRVIIYQEKQGEEEDAEIIVKIFVEFSMASETHKAIQALNGRWFAGRKVVAEVYDQERFDNSDLSA; encoded by the exons GGCACGGAGTCCATCAAGATGGAAAATGGACAAAGCACGGCAGCCAAGCTGGGACTTCCCCCTCTCACGCCGGAGCAGcaggaggctctgcagaag GCGAAGAAGTACGCGATGGAGCAGAGCATCAAGAGCGTGCTGGTGAAGCAAACCATcgcccaccagcagcagcagctcaccaACCTGCAG ATGGCAGCAGTGACAATGGGCTTTGGAGATCCTCTCTCACCTTTACAATCG ATGGCGGCGCAGAGGCAGCGTGCCCTGGCCATCATGTGCCGTGTCTACGTGGGCTCCATCTACTACGAGCTGGGCGAAGACACCATTCGCCAGGCCTTTGCCCCCTTCGGACCCATCAAAAGCATTGACATGTCCTGGGACTCCGTCACAATGAAGCACAAG GGCTTTGCCTTTGTGGAATACGAGGTCCCCGAGGCCGCGCAGCTGGCGCTGGAGCAGATGAATTCCGTCATGCTGGGGGGCAGGAACATCAAG GTTGGGAGGCCCAGCAACATCGGGCAGGCGCAGCCCATCATAGACCAGCTGGCGGAAGAGGCTCGGGCCTTCAACCGCATCTACGTGGCCTCCGTGCACCAGGACCTGTCAGACGACGACATCAAGAGCGTGTTCGAGGCCTTCGGGAAGATCAAATCCTGCACGCTTGCCAGGGATCCCACGACAGGGAAGCACAAGGGCTACGGCTTCATTG AGTACGAGAAAGCGCAGTCTTCCCAGGACGCTGTTTCCTCCATGAACCTCTTTGACCTCGGGGGACAGTACCTCCGTGTTGGAAAAGCGGTGACGCCGCCGATGCCTCTCCTGACGCCGGCGACGCCGGGTGGATTGCCTCCAGCGGCGGctgttgctgcagcagcagccacggCCAAGATCACGGCACAG GAAGCGGTGGCCGGAGCCGCGGTCCTCGGCACCTTGGCGACCCCCGGGCTGGTGTCCCCGGCGCTGACGCTGGCGCAGCCCCTGGGCGCGTTGCCGCAGGCCGTGATGGCCGCGCAGGCGCCGGGCGTCATCACAG GCGTGACGCCGGCCCGGCCGCCCATCCCGGTGACCATCCCCCAGGTGGGAGTGGTGAACCCCATCCTGGCCAGTCCGCCGGCGCTGGGCCTGGTGGAGGtcaagaaggagaaggaggaggaggaggtgttccaggaGTCGGAGCGGCCGGAGATGCTGAGCGAGCAGGAGCACATGAGCATCTCCGGCAGCAGCGCCCGGCACATGGTGATGCAGAAGCTGCTCCGGAAGCAGGAG TCCACCGTGATGGTGCTCCGCAACATGGTGGATCCGAAGGACATCGACGATGACCTGGAAGGGGAGGTGACGGAAGAGTGCGGCAAGTTCGGGGCTGTGAACAGGGTCATCATCTACCAGGAGAagcagggggaggaggaggacgcCGAGATCATCGTCAAGATCTTCGTGGAGTTCTCCATGGCGTCAGAGACTCACAAGGCCATCCAGGCGCTGAACGGGCGCTGGTTCGCCGGCCGGAAGGTGGTGGCCGAGGTCTACGACCAGGAGAGGTTTGACAACAGCGACCTCTCGGCATGA
- the PUF60 gene encoding poly(U)-binding-splicing factor PUF60 isoform X2, which translates to MAATTTIALGTESIKMENGQSTAAKLGLPPLTPEQQEALQKAKKYAMEQSIKSVLVKQTIAHQQQQLTNLQMAAQRQRALAIMCRVYVGSIYYELGEDTIRQAFAPFGPIKSIDMSWDSVTMKHKGFAFVEYEVPEAAQLALEQMNSVMLGGRNIKVGRPSNIGQAQPIIDQLAEEARAFNRIYVASVHQDLSDDDIKSVFEAFGKIKSCTLARDPTTGKHKGYGFIEYEKAQSSQDAVSSMNLFDLGGQYLRVGKAVTPPMPLLTPATPGGLPPAAAVAAAAATAKITAQEAVAGAAVLGTLATPGLVSPALTLAQPLGALPQAVMAAQAPGVITGVTPARPPIPVTIPQVGVVNPILASPPALGLVEVKKEKEEEEVFQESERPEMLSEQEHMSISGSSARHMVMQKLLRKQESTVMVLRNMVDPKDIDDDLEGEVTEECGKFGAVNRVIIYQEKQGEEEDAEIIVKIFVEFSMASETHKAIQALNGRWFAGRKVVAEVYDQERFDNSDLSA; encoded by the exons GGCACGGAGTCCATCAAGATGGAAAATGGACAAAGCACGGCAGCCAAGCTGGGACTTCCCCCTCTCACGCCGGAGCAGcaggaggctctgcagaag GCGAAGAAGTACGCGATGGAGCAGAGCATCAAGAGCGTGCTGGTGAAGCAAACCATcgcccaccagcagcagcagctcaccaACCTGCAG ATGGCGGCGCAGAGGCAGCGTGCCCTGGCCATCATGTGCCGTGTCTACGTGGGCTCCATCTACTACGAGCTGGGCGAAGACACCATTCGCCAGGCCTTTGCCCCCTTCGGACCCATCAAAAGCATTGACATGTCCTGGGACTCCGTCACAATGAAGCACAAG GGCTTTGCCTTTGTGGAATACGAGGTCCCCGAGGCCGCGCAGCTGGCGCTGGAGCAGATGAATTCCGTCATGCTGGGGGGCAGGAACATCAAG GTTGGGAGGCCCAGCAACATCGGGCAGGCGCAGCCCATCATAGACCAGCTGGCGGAAGAGGCTCGGGCCTTCAACCGCATCTACGTGGCCTCCGTGCACCAGGACCTGTCAGACGACGACATCAAGAGCGTGTTCGAGGCCTTCGGGAAGATCAAATCCTGCACGCTTGCCAGGGATCCCACGACAGGGAAGCACAAGGGCTACGGCTTCATTG AGTACGAGAAAGCGCAGTCTTCCCAGGACGCTGTTTCCTCCATGAACCTCTTTGACCTCGGGGGACAGTACCTCCGTGTTGGAAAAGCGGTGACGCCGCCGATGCCTCTCCTGACGCCGGCGACGCCGGGTGGATTGCCTCCAGCGGCGGctgttgctgcagcagcagccacggCCAAGATCACGGCACAG GAAGCGGTGGCCGGAGCCGCGGTCCTCGGCACCTTGGCGACCCCCGGGCTGGTGTCCCCGGCGCTGACGCTGGCGCAGCCCCTGGGCGCGTTGCCGCAGGCCGTGATGGCCGCGCAGGCGCCGGGCGTCATCACAG GCGTGACGCCGGCCCGGCCGCCCATCCCGGTGACCATCCCCCAGGTGGGAGTGGTGAACCCCATCCTGGCCAGTCCGCCGGCGCTGGGCCTGGTGGAGGtcaagaaggagaaggaggaggaggaggtgttccaggaGTCGGAGCGGCCGGAGATGCTGAGCGAGCAGGAGCACATGAGCATCTCCGGCAGCAGCGCCCGGCACATGGTGATGCAGAAGCTGCTCCGGAAGCAGGAG TCCACCGTGATGGTGCTCCGCAACATGGTGGATCCGAAGGACATCGACGATGACCTGGAAGGGGAGGTGACGGAAGAGTGCGGCAAGTTCGGGGCTGTGAACAGGGTCATCATCTACCAGGAGAagcagggggaggaggaggacgcCGAGATCATCGTCAAGATCTTCGTGGAGTTCTCCATGGCGTCAGAGACTCACAAGGCCATCCAGGCGCTGAACGGGCGCTGGTTCGCCGGCCGGAAGGTGGTGGCCGAGGTCTACGACCAGGAGAGGTTTGACAACAGCGACCTCTCGGCATGA